GCTGCCGCTTTCCATCAACATCATCTTCGGCAGCATGATGGACGTCGCCGCCGACGGCAGCGTCACCCGCATTGCCAACCCTGACGCCCCCAGCGCCCTGACCTGGTCGTGGATCGGCGCCTTCGTCGGCGCGCTGATCCGCCCGGTGGGCGGCTGGATCGCCGACAGGTTCGGCGGCGCCATCGTCACCCAGATCATTTCGGTAGTGATGGTGCTGGCCTCCGTGGCTACCGGCTACGTGATGATGCTGGCCTACAACGCCACCGACCCCAACCCCTACTTCTGGGCCTTCCTTGCCCTGTTCATCGTGCTGTTTGCCGCCAGCGGCATCGGCAACGGCTCCACCTTCCGCAGCATCGGGGTAATCTTCGACGCCGCCCAGAAAGGCCCGGTGCTCGGCTGGACGTCGGCCATCGCCGCCTACGGCGCCTTCATCGCCCCTCGGGTCATCGGCGACCAGATCAAGGCCGGCACGCCGGAGCTCGCCATGTACGGCTTTGCTGCCTTCTACGCCGCCTGCCTGGTGATCAACTGGTGGTTCTACCTGCGTAAAAATGCCTACGTCAAAAACCCGTAAAGCTGGCGCGCCGAGCGCTTTCCCCGGGCTTGGCCGCCAGGGGGTAGGCAGCGCTACCCCGCAAGGGATAGCCGCCCGACGCTTCAGAGGTAGCTGCGACAAACGCTTGATGTGTATCAATAACGCCCGGCGAGGCCACGCCAGACTGAAACAGGCATCCACAGTCGCCACCCATGGAGGGACAACATGAAACATCTCGAAGGGGTCACCCGGCCCCAGCAGTACCGAGCTCTGTCGTTCAGCACGCTGGCGTTCACGGTCTGCTTTGCGGTCTGGACCATCTTTTCCATCATCGGCGTGCAGATCAAACAGGATCTGGGGCTCAACGAGACCCAGTTCGGTATTCTGGTGGCCACGCCGGTGCTGACCGGCTCCGTCAGCCGCATTTTCCTGGGGATCTGGACCGAACAGCTGGGCGGACGGCGCGTCTTCAGCCTGCTGATGCTGGTCACGGCCGCCTGTGTTTTTTTACTCTCCTACGTCGAATCCTACGCCATGTTCCTGGTCGCCGCTCTCGGCGTGGGCCTGGCCGGGGGCTCTTTCATCGTCGGCATTGCCTACACTTCCTACTGGTTCGAAAAAGAAGCGCAGGGCACGGCGCTGGGTATCTTCGGCGCCGGCAATGCCGGGGCGGCGGTGACCAATTTTGCCGCTCCCTTTCTGCTGCTGGCAGTAGGCTGGGAACGTACCGCGGTGGTCTATGCCGCGGTGCTGGCGGTGATGGCCGTCGTCTTCTGGCTCTTCACCCAGGAGGATCCGCTAACGCGCACCCGGCGCGGCGAAGGCGGTAAAGCGACCTCTGCCCGGGCGCAGCTGGAACCGCTCAAGCATATCCAGGTGTGGCGCTTTTCCCTCTACTATTTCTTCGTCTTTGGCGCTTTCGTGGCGCTCGCCTCCTACCTGCCGCGCTATTACGTCGGGGCCTACGACATCAGTATCGCCCTGGCGGGCACCCTGACGGCCCTCTACTCTCTTCCCGCCAGCGTCTTCCGCGCTCTCGGCGGCTGGCTGTCGGACCGCTACGGCGCGCGCGCCATCATGTACCTGACGTTCATTGCCTCGCTGATCTGTTTGTTTTTGCTCGCCTACCCCGAGACGCGCTATGTGGTCCAGGGCAAGGAAGGCGAAATCGCCTTCTCCCTGGCGATGCCGCTGTGGGGCGTGGTGATGCTGACCATGCTGCTGGGCTTTTTCATGTCGCTGGGCAAGGCCGCGGTCTACAAGCACATCCCCGTCTACTACCCGCACAACGTCGGCTCGGTGGGCGGCCTGGTAGGCATGATCGGCGGGCTTGGCGGCTTTTTCCTGCCGATTCTGTTCGGCGCCGTGCTCGACCTGACCGGCATCTGGACCAGCTCTTACATGGTGCTGTTTCTGCTGGTAGCGGTATCGCTGGTCTGGATGCACGGCGCGATTCGCCGCATGGAGCGCCAGCGCGTGCCGGAACTTGGCGAAGAGCGCTACCGCTACCTGCCCGAGCTTCAGGAGCCGGCGCAGGCATACGCCAAACAGCAACAGAGCAGCCAACCCGGCAACTGATACCGGACAGCTGACAGAAACGACGAATGCCACCTGCGGGTGGCATTCCTGTTTCTGGCGGCTTGCTTCCGCCCGCGCCCGGCAGCAAGCATCGCCCCGTGCACAAAGCGGGCGATAGCAGGTATCATCAACGTAAAGCTCACAACGTTCAGGTGCTGACAATGGCAGGCGGCTGGGCGCGCGACGGCGCCGTACAGGATCAGATTGACGCAAGCGTTGAAGACGCCGTGGAGCGTGCCAGAAGCGGTCTGCACGCCGGCGACTCGGCAGAGTTTTGCGAAGAGTGCGACGCGCCGATACCCCAGGCGCGACGCGAAGCCATCCCCGGCGTACAGCTGTGCATTCACTGCCAGGCCGAAGCGGAAAAGCGCCAGACCGCTTCGAGCGGCATCAACCGGCGGGCCAGTAAAGACAGCCAGCTGCGCTAGCCCGCCACCGCTTCCCGGGCCAGATCGATCACGCTGGCGCTGGTGGCAAGGGCAGGGTTTTCGATCTCGTCGAGACGGAACCAGCGGGCGTCCAGGGCATCGCTGGCGGCGACGAGGCTACCTTCGGGGTCGCGGCAGAGCACGGCGATGAGTACGAAGTGGTGCTTGAGTACGGCGCCGGCATCGCGGTCGAGCACGTCGAGGGCGGTGAGCACGCGCTCGGCGGCGGCGCTCAGCCCGGTTTCTTCGCAAAGCTCGCGCACCGCGGCCTCGTGCACCGTTTCCCCCGGCTCGATCTTGCCTCCGGGAAAGCCCCAGCGGCCCGCATCCGGCGGCTTTGAGCGCTTGACCAGCAGCACGGATTCGCCCTTGACCACCACCGAGATAACGGCCGGCACCGGCCGTACGGCACCGCTCTGCTGCGTCTGTTGCTGCTTCTCTGCCATGATTTCCCCCGGTTCGCTTCGCCTTTACTCTCCCAGACTGGACGCGCCGAGCCGGTCCTTGAGCCAGTCCCAGAGCAGCGCGGCCTCCGGTTGCGCCCGCGGGCGCACCGGGCGCACCAGCCAGAAGCCTTCGTCGCTTTCTATCGGCCGGTCGAGCGCAATCGCCAGATCCTGGCGGTGTTCCACCAGGCGATGATGGGTCAGAGCGACGCCCTCCCCCTGGGCCGCAAGCGCCAGCGTCATCGTCTGAGTATCGCAGATCAGCGGCGCGCAGCGCGAGGAAAGCGCCGGCGCCCCCACGGCATCCAGCCAGCTGGGCCAGCCGACGGCAAACCCCGCCGCGTGCAGCAGGGTGTGCGCCGCCAGATCTTCCGGCCGCGCGATCGTCTCGGCCAGCGCCGGGGCGCACACCGGCAGCAGGGTTTCGCCGCCAAGCGGCAGCGCCTCCATGCCGGGCCAGGCACCTTCACCATAGCGTATCTCCAGATCGGCGCCCTCGGGGCCGAAATCGTCCGGCCAGATGGCGCTGACGAGGCGCAGCGCCACCTCGGGGTGCTGCCGCCTGAAGGCGGGCAGTCGCGGTGCCAGCCAGTTCTGCTGCACCACCGGCGTGGTGCGCAGGGTAACCGGCGCATCGCTGGCGTCGCCAAACACTTCTCGGGTGCCTTCGGTCAGCCGGGCAAAACCGTCCTGCAGGCTTGGCAGCCACGCCTGCCCTGCCGGGGTCAGGCTCAGGCTGCGCGGGTGACGGACAAAGAGCCGCTGGCCCAGGCGATCCTCGAGCAGGCGCACGCGCTGGCTGATGGCCGCCTGGGTCACCCCCAGCTCCTGGCCGGCCGCGGTAAAGCTCAGCGTGCGGGCGGCAGACTCGAAGGCCTGTAGCCATATCAGCGGCGGCAGCGCGCTCATGAAAAAGCTCGGCATAAGTTATATCGGGTCATAGCGGTCAGATTAATCGTTTGTGACGGCGCCGGGCAACCGCCATCCTTGTCGGGTAGTCAAGACGTCACCAAGGAGACACCATGACCGACACCGCCGAACAGCGCCCCGTTCTGCCCATGGGCGAGCTGAGCGATTACGCCGGTGGGCCCGCCCTCAAGCGCGCCGAGCCCGACAGCGATCGTCTCACCCTGACCTGGGAAAGCGGCGAGCAGGCGGCCTTTTCCCTGACCTGGCTGCGCGATCACTGCCCCTGCGCCGAGTGCCGGCACGCCAAGACCCGAGAGCGGCTGACGATTCCCCTCGAGCCTCCCGTGCACGCGCCCCGGGCACGGCTGATCGAGGGCAACCTTGAACTGGGCTGGGCTGACGACCACCAGAGCCGCTTCGACGCCGGCTGGCTCTACCAGCGCCGTCCCGGCCAGGCGCCGGGCGATACGCTCCCCGCGCGCCGTCCCTGGGCCGACGGCTTTCAGCCGGCAAGCGTCGACCACGCCGACTTTGTCGGCAGCGCCGACGGCGAGCGCGCCTGGCTTGGTGCCCTGCTGCGCGACGGCCTGGTTCTGCTGAAAAACGGCCCCCTGGCCGACGAAGAGGTCAGCCGCCTGGCCGAGCGCATCGGCCCGCTGCGCCCGACCAACTTCGGCGCGCGGTTCGACGTGCGCTCCAAGCCCAACCCCAACAACGCCGCCTATACGGCGATCGGCCTGGCGCCGCATACGGACCTGCCCAACTGGCGCCAGCCGCCGGACATTCAGCTGCTCTACTGCCTGGAAAACGACGCCGACGGCGGCGAATCCACCTTCAGCGACGGCTTTGCCGCTGCCCGGACGCTCCGCGAGCGCTCGCCGGAAGCGTTCCGGATGCTCAGCGAAACGCCCATCGACTTTCGTTTCCAGGACGAGGACCACGACATTGTCTGGCGGGCGCCCATCCTCACGCTGGACGCCGGGGGCAACCTGCTCGAGGTGCGCTTCAACAACTGGATTCGCGACACCCTGCACCTGCCCCCGGAGCAGGCCGACGCCTGGTATCAGGCCTACCGCGAGTTCTGGCACCTGGTGCACGAGCCCGACCAGCAGCTAGAGTTTTCCCTGGCCCCCGGGCAAATGGTCGCCTTCGACAACCGCCGCATGCTCCACGGGCGCAAGGCCTTCAATCCGGAAAGCGGCCGGCGGCACCTCCAGGGCACCTACCTGGATCTTGACCTGCTGGAGTCCCGCTGGCGGGTGCTGGCGCGCCAGGCGTAAGGCCAGCGCTCGCCCGCTTCTCCCTGGCGGGCTCTCTTCTTCCCTCTATTCAACCAAGGTATGTGAATGCGTATTCCCCTGACCGCTACCCTAATGTCCCTCCCCCTGACGCTGGGCCTCGCCGGCCCGGCCCAAAGCGATGACGGCACCGTCGACATCGGCGTGCCCGCCTGGCCCGGCATCACCGTCAAGACCGCAATCGCCAGCCAGCTTCTTGAGCCGATGGGCTATAGCGTCAACGCCCAGGAAGTAGGTATCCAGATCATCTACCAGGGGCTCGACAGCGGCGACATGGACGTGTTTCTGGGTGGCTGGCTGCCCGCCCAGGAGCCGCTCTATACGCCGCTCGACGAAAGCGGCGCGATCACCACCGTGGTCAATAACGTCGACGGCGCCCAGATGACGCTGGTCGTGCCCGACTACCTCTACGATCAGGGCATCCAGAGCTTCGCCGATCTGGACGAGAATCGGGATCTCTTTGACGGCAAGATCCACAGCTTTGGTGCCGGCTCGGCTGCCAGCCAGGTGCTCGACAAGGCCATCGACAACGACGCCTGGGGGCTCGGCGACTGGCAGATAATGGATACCAGCGTAGTGGCCATGCTCGGCGCGGCGCGCAACGCCATCGAACGCGAAGAGCCCATTGTCTGGGTCGGCTGGCGCCCCCACTGGATGAACCTCGACTTTGACATGCGCTATCTCGATGACCCCAAGGACCTGTTCGGCGAGAACAACGGCGAAAGCCAGGTACTGACGTTGATGCGCACGCCCTATGCCGACGCTCACCCCAACCTGGTCGACTTTTTTGACGGTTTCACCTTCTCCGCCGAGGAGCAGAGCTGGATGATCAACGAGTTCGGACAAAAGGAACGCGCCCCGGACGCTGTCGCCCGGGAATGGCTACAGGATCACCCTGAGCGCGTCCAAGCCATGCTGGAAGACGTGACGACACGCGACGGCGACCCGGCCTGGCCGGCGGTCAAGGCCGACCTTTAACCAGCCTGCGGCTGGCCCCGCCCGGCGGCGATACGCCGCCGGGCACAGTCAAGCCATGGCATTTTCACCCAGCTTCATGCAGGCTAGGGGATTCATTTTACCCACGCGAGGCATCGCTATGACTCTGACTTCCGCCCAACGACGCCCGCTGATGAACGGCGTCCTCTCGACTGGCCTTCTCGCCCTGCTGGCAGTGCCTGTCGCCCAGGCCGCCTCGGACGAGACAAGCACCCTGGACGAAGTGCGCTTCGGCGTTCCTCCCTGGCCGGGCATTACGGTCAAGAGCGAAGTCGCCAGCCAGCTTCTCGAGGCGCTCGGCTACGACACCCAGCAGCGCCAGCTGGCCGTCAGCGTGATCCTCAACGCCCTCTCCCAGGGCGACCTCGAAGCCTATCTGGCCGGCTGGTATCCCCAGGAGCGGGACATGCTGGCGCCGCTGCTCGAGGAAGGCTCGGTCATCGAGATTGTCGACAACATCCCGTCGGCGATCACCGGCATCGCCGTCACCGACAACGCCTGGCAGGCGGGCGTGCGCAGCATCACCGACCTTGACGAGCATGCGGATCGCTTCGGCAGCCGCATCTACGGCATTGAGGCCGGTTCGGGCATCAACGACGCCGTTCTCAGCGTCATCGACGAAGGCCGCTTCGGACTCGGCGACTGGCAGCTGCAGGAATCCAGCGCCTCGGCCATGCTGGCCCAGGTGGGCCAGAAGGTCGAGAAGGACGAATGGGCCGCCTTCATCGGCTGGCAGCCGCACTGGATGAACGTGGCCTACGACATGCACTACCTCGAGGATGCCGACAATTCCGGCGCCGCCGAGCTGGAAGGCCACGTGGCCACGGTAGTGCGCGCCGACCTCGAGGAGCTGGATCCCAACGTCGCGCGCTTCTTCGAGCAGTTTGTCGTAGGCAGCGAGGTACAAAGCGAATGGGTCAACGCCTACTCGCGTGAGGAGCGCGGTGCCGAAGAGGTCGCCGGCGAGTGGATCACCGCCCACGAGGATACCGTCGCCGAATGGCTTGACGGCGTTACCACCCGCGACGGCGACCCCGCCATGGAAGCGGTACGCGATCGGCTGCTGTAGCCGCCCCGGCGGTCATCTCTGGAGATAGTCCATGGCTCCTGCTCCCTCCCCCGATTCCGCCACTCCCCGGCCCCGGCGCCTGGCGGGCATGAGCTGGGCGCACTTTCTCAACGACGGTGCGGCCAACTATTTGCCCGGCGTGCTCCCGGCGATCCTGGTGTCGCTGAACCTGTCGGT
This DNA window, taken from Halomonas piscis, encodes the following:
- a CDS encoding MFS transporter codes for the protein MKHLEGVTRPQQYRALSFSTLAFTVCFAVWTIFSIIGVQIKQDLGLNETQFGILVATPVLTGSVSRIFLGIWTEQLGGRRVFSLLMLVTAACVFLLSYVESYAMFLVAALGVGLAGGSFIVGIAYTSYWFEKEAQGTALGIFGAGNAGAAVTNFAAPFLLLAVGWERTAVVYAAVLAVMAVVFWLFTQEDPLTRTRRGEGGKATSARAQLEPLKHIQVWRFSLYYFFVFGAFVALASYLPRYYVGAYDISIALAGTLTALYSLPASVFRALGGWLSDRYGARAIMYLTFIASLICLFLLAYPETRYVVQGKEGEIAFSLAMPLWGVVMLTMLLGFFMSLGKAAVYKHIPVYYPHNVGSVGGLVGMIGGLGGFFLPILFGAVLDLTGIWTSSYMVLFLLVAVSLVWMHGAIRRMERQRVPELGEERYRYLPELQEPAQAYAKQQQSSQPGN
- a CDS encoding DksA/TraR family C4-type zinc finger protein — protein: MAGGWARDGAVQDQIDASVEDAVERARSGLHAGDSAEFCEECDAPIPQARREAIPGVQLCIHCQAEAEKRQTASSGINRRASKDSQLR
- a CDS encoding NUDIX hydrolase, yielding MAEKQQQTQQSGAVRPVPAVISVVVKGESVLLVKRSKPPDAGRWGFPGGKIEPGETVHEAAVRELCEETGLSAAAERVLTALDVLDRDAGAVLKHHFVLIAVLCRDPEGSLVAASDALDARWFRLDEIENPALATSASVIDLAREAVAG
- a CDS encoding LysR substrate-binding domain-containing protein — its product is MPSFFMSALPPLIWLQAFESAARTLSFTAAGQELGVTQAAISQRVRLLEDRLGQRLFVRHPRSLSLTPAGQAWLPSLQDGFARLTEGTREVFGDASDAPVTLRTTPVVQQNWLAPRLPAFRRQHPEVALRLVSAIWPDDFGPEGADLEIRYGEGAWPGMEALPLGGETLLPVCAPALAETIARPEDLAAHTLLHAAGFAVGWPSWLDAVGAPALSSRCAPLICDTQTMTLALAAQGEGVALTHHRLVEHRQDLAIALDRPIESDEGFWLVRPVRPRAQPEAALLWDWLKDRLGASSLGE
- a CDS encoding TauD/TfdA family dioxygenase is translated as MTDTAEQRPVLPMGELSDYAGGPALKRAEPDSDRLTLTWESGEQAAFSLTWLRDHCPCAECRHAKTRERLTIPLEPPVHAPRARLIEGNLELGWADDHQSRFDAGWLYQRRPGQAPGDTLPARRPWADGFQPASVDHADFVGSADGERAWLGALLRDGLVLLKNGPLADEEVSRLAERIGPLRPTNFGARFDVRSKPNPNNAAYTAIGLAPHTDLPNWRQPPDIQLLYCLENDADGGESTFSDGFAAARTLRERSPEAFRMLSETPIDFRFQDEDHDIVWRAPILTLDAGGNLLEVRFNNWIRDTLHLPPEQADAWYQAYREFWHLVHEPDQQLEFSLAPGQMVAFDNRRMLHGRKAFNPESGRRHLQGTYLDLDLLESRWRVLARQA
- a CDS encoding ABC transporter substrate-binding protein, with the translated sequence MSLPLTLGLAGPAQSDDGTVDIGVPAWPGITVKTAIASQLLEPMGYSVNAQEVGIQIIYQGLDSGDMDVFLGGWLPAQEPLYTPLDESGAITTVVNNVDGAQMTLVVPDYLYDQGIQSFADLDENRDLFDGKIHSFGAGSAASQVLDKAIDNDAWGLGDWQIMDTSVVAMLGAARNAIEREEPIVWVGWRPHWMNLDFDMRYLDDPKDLFGENNGESQVLTLMRTPYADAHPNLVDFFDGFTFSAEEQSWMINEFGQKERAPDAVAREWLQDHPERVQAMLEDVTTRDGDPAWPAVKADL
- a CDS encoding ABC transporter substrate-binding protein, which codes for MTLTSAQRRPLMNGVLSTGLLALLAVPVAQAASDETSTLDEVRFGVPPWPGITVKSEVASQLLEALGYDTQQRQLAVSVILNALSQGDLEAYLAGWYPQERDMLAPLLEEGSVIEIVDNIPSAITGIAVTDNAWQAGVRSITDLDEHADRFGSRIYGIEAGSGINDAVLSVIDEGRFGLGDWQLQESSASAMLAQVGQKVEKDEWAAFIGWQPHWMNVAYDMHYLEDADNSGAAELEGHVATVVRADLEELDPNVARFFEQFVVGSEVQSEWVNAYSREERGAEEVAGEWITAHEDTVAEWLDGVTTRDGDPAMEAVRDRLL